From Piliocolobus tephrosceles isolate RC106 unplaced genomic scaffold, ASM277652v3 unscaffolded_36639, whole genome shotgun sequence:
CAGAATTCAAGGTGCTGCCTAATTCATGTTAGTATTGAGGAAGGAGCTCATTCCTCTTAACAATGAGGATTAATCAGAATTTAAACTGTCATGGCTatgtaaagaaaaagtaaagcataAGTATACCCTAATAAAATTTTTGTGTATAAGAAGGGGAATTATTCAGAAAGTGAAAGTGATACAAATATGAGATAGTCAAAGAGAAATTTGAGGCACcttgagtttattttaaaaataaaatgcaattgagaggccgaggtgagtggatcacctggggtcaggagtttgagaccagcctgcccagcatggcgaaaccccatctctactaaaaatacaaaaaatacaaaaaacggcaggtgtggtggtgggcatctgtaatcccagctattagggaggctgaggcaggagaattgcttgaacctgggaggcagagtttgcagtgagctgagatcacgccactgcactctagccttggcaataagagtgaaacttcatcttaaaaataaaataaaacaaaataaaataaaataaaataaaatgccttaaaacaccaaaaacttaaaaacGTTATATAGGTTAGAAGAGTTATTTCCCTCATTTTAATGAAGTTAAAAGTAggtaaaagtgaaaagaaattcGTGAATTTACAAGAAAGGTATTAAGCAAGTGGAAGcacattaaaatatagaaaagataaagTAACTGTGGCTGGAAACAGAAAGAGGCATGCTtgcagaaattattaaaaaaggatggaaatatatacatattttaaaaatgatcagcCAGGGTGCAGTCATATGAAGACAGATCAAGAACacccaatatttttaaaattggaatttttgaaaaagagaatgcAAAGGAGTAGATAGGGTCTAGCTTGTTTGTCCAGGATCCATATTTGAAAAATTTAGGTGTGGCTTATTTCTGACCTCTGAATTTACTCTTTTATGTGTTTCTCCAGAGGAATCCATAAGCCTGTCAGCAGATTAGGCtacaaaatttctttaaatatacctCAAGTGAATATAATCTTCTAAATCATAATGAATGGGACATGAAACACACCACTGACTCTTGCCTGCAAAagtcttgtttctttatctaattaatcaacaatttttatttattgtttgggTAACACGTCTGGAAAATTTGCTTGATATACCTAAGATCTACAGATCATGTGGTTCCTTCAGGAAATAATTCATGAAGGGAAATTGTTTAAAGATACATGAATTAACATGTAATGCATCACATGCATTCAATATTTAGTTGAGTTTGTTTTAGTGAAGAGTTGTGAATTCAGGCATTGAATCCAGTAATCAAAATATGCCCCACGTCAAAATCCCAAATTAACTGCTGTAATTATTTATAGTTCTCAACACTGCTTTAAAAAGCACAGAATCACATtctttaacataaaattaaaaatttccaatTTCACGGAACGTTTGGAAATGTATGTACATTTAACCCTGACCTTCAAGAGCCAAACTTTTAAAGTTATCAGTGTTCAAATTTTCCCTCTTCAAAGGCCGTGGCCCCTCTGCTGTTAATTGTGCTGTGTCTTGTTCTCACAGTCCAGTGTACGCTTACTTCTTAGAACTTTCATTTGTACTGTGTAAAAATTGCACTGGATTAAAACAGTTTAATTCACAAAGTTGTTGGCCTCCTTCCAGCGTGTAAACACTGCTGAGGTGTCTTCCTGGTAAGAAACTCATAAACACCGTGAAGCACATTTAGCAACATCAAATTAACAAGTTCTCCTCATTTTTAACCAATGCATGCTTCGTATTTTCAAGTGGCTATTTGTCCCGTGTGTTGGCTCAGAAGGAAACTGCTACTGAGGTCTTGAACTTTGCAAATCTCACTTCCAAGTCAATCAattataacacattttatgaaaCATAGCACAATGTTTAATAAATGGCATCActgatttgtaaaaattatttctcataggTGATATATTTGCTTTCGGGTACAGATATTTGTATCATagcatttattcaacatatttttCTATCGTAGAATATACTTAAGTAAATGTTAACATCAAGTTCATCCTCTGTCATCTGTAATCAGGTATTTTCTGAGAAGTGGAAAAAACACCAGAATCTGACAACTGTTGCTGGCAGTTTTGAGGTCATCGCTCTGGAAAAAATGTGTTCTTGtcagtttatttttatcttgacaGTCCCCATGTGTGTAGTCCCACCCTGGGGTGTGTACTCAGGGAAACTCACTCGTAAAACCCAGGACACACAGGTAAGAATGCTCCGGCCAATAATgctccaaaaaacaaaatgccTGGTGAAAACATACATCATATCAGCCCAAAGGGACAAATACATTGAGGAATATGCAAGTGATTTACTGCAGTCTGTCTGTTGGTGAACAAACAAGAGCTATGCAGAGCATTAGGAGCAGAGCGGTATCATTTTgcaatcaaaaacacaaaacaaactatCCTTTTGtgctatatttaaaatgtaaaaattgtacatacatacacacacacaaatattaccAGATGATAGCTATGATATGGAAGAcacatatttacaaaaatgacacagaaaagatccaaaattctgtgtgtgttgttttcaTACGTTGGGAAGTTCTGGGCCAGATGAGAAACAAAGCATGAGTTGATACTATTTTTGTGAATATGCTGTTTTTTTTCAGTGTGGATTTCACAGggctttttttcttgctaattgtactaattttttaataatatgaatTGGCTTTTGGGGAGAACCTTCAGCATTATATGCACATATGTTTGTGTTATTCAcagtttatatatgtatgtaaatacacacacatagagagagagtAGAGTTTTCTGGAAGAGAAAGATAGAGATCTGTGTCTTGAACTGTGAGTCAAGGAAGGATTTCAGAGAAAACATCAAGAACGAGGATTTTCACGCTCGCTTCTGTGTTAATAATGCAAAATCAATTTTTCTTGTTAACTTCTTGAAGCATAGGAGAAAAATTGAAGAACTTGAAAATCGTTCTCAATTTGCAAGCAATTAATTTGCAACTTTGAAAACAACAGGATAAACATTTCAGTTTTACTGTACTACCGTTTTACTACATTGACAATGTGTCTATTTTAATTTGGCAGGAGCACGTTGCATCACAGAAACCGAATCATGCGTAGTTCTCAAAAAAGGCAATAAGATATTAAGATATCATTCTACAATTTTGCACAtagaaaaattaaacttgaaatttAGACGTTATCGATTGGTCGGTGCTGAGGTTCAAGGCAGGCCTTTTTTAGGGGCTCTTGAACCAAAAATACCATCTGCAAGTTTCCTGTGTCACCCGCTATGTTTACGGCAAGAGCTGGTCATCTTCCTGTGCGGTGGTCACCCTCTAAACTCTGCAAACTGAAACTGGAACCATGGTTACCACATCCTGTTCATTTTCCAATTTAGCTCAACCCCTGTGTCCTGCCCCATAGAAGTGGCACCATGGCCCCCAAACTCATCACCCTCCTGTGTCTGGGTAAGTCCTGGAAGGGAAAGGCAGACAGAGTTGGGATGGAAAATGCTCTCTTGAAGACCTGGCCTCTCCACAACCTGGGGCTGCAGGTGGGAAGCAGGCTCATGCACCCTCTGAATCCAGGCTGAGCGGACAAACCCAGTTACAAGGAGGGCAGGATTCACGTGAAGACAAGCGCtctcgcgctctctctctctctctctttttttggccCAGGATTCTGTCTGAACCAGAAGATCTGCACACATGTGGGTGAGTCCTGTCTCAGTCCCAGGATGCTCTGTTGGCCAAACACAAATGATTctccaggcagggagggaggacacGAAGTCAGGCTGATGCAGATGACATGGGGAAGGCTTTGCATTGAGCACTGGGATCACGGGAAGGGGGTCCTCTGGAGACCccaatttccattttgttctagAAACCCTCCATAGGCAGCCCCTCGGGCTCATCCAATCTTCTGAAGGAGCCTGCGATGCTCAGAATCCGGCGTGTCTAGGGTTGGGTAGGAGTACTCTCTGCCGGGAGGAGGGGGACCCATGCCAGGCACTTGTGTTGGGAATTGTTAAATGAATtgatatattttctgtattatttgaatCTGGTAgatttcctccttctcctccatgTATAGATTTCTTGTTGTACACAAGAACTAGGAGCAACTTGGCTCAATATTGTATCATCATGCTTAGTAAAATGCTGTTCTGGGGAGACCTGCCATGTCCGCTCTGGGTGGGCTGTGTCCCTGGCTCACTACAGGTATCCCAGGGCATCAGGGGACCCCATGTGACGCGGCAAATCAGAACAATGTGAAGAAGGAAAAGCCCGCAGGGACAGTGGGAGAGAGCGGGCTCCACATTTCCCTCTCTAGGTTGTGCCTCCTTCTCTTCCAGGTGCTCAGGACGAACTCTCCCTGTCAGCCTGGCCGAGCCCTCTGGTTCCCCTAGGAGGACGTGTGACTCTCTCCTGTCATTCCCGTCTTCAGTTTGTCATGTTCACAATATTCCAAACAAGTGGGAGCCAAATCCGTGAGTCGTACACTGGCCTTTCCAACCACGTCACCATCAACGCTGTGACCCCAGGACACGCAGGGACCTACAAGTGTGCTGGAATTTACAAGCACACCTCAAAGCAGTCAGCTGGGAGCAAATCTCTGAACATCATCGTCACAGGTAGGAGAAGTCCAGCCCCCCCCATGTCCACCAGATGGCCCTTCCCAGGGTCCACACCCAGTGAAGCCAGAGTCATTGTGGGATTGCTAGTCATGCAGTAACTGTGGACACAGAAGCCGTCCTGAGAATTTAAAGAGAGGGTATTTCCTGTGAGGAATCAGGTAcccaggtggaggaggaggagggaggaagccgAGGCTGAGCAGTGGGAGAATCTGCCTGTGGAGTAGCAGACACAGGATGCTGGTATCAACTCCAGCAGGGTGGGTCCAGGGGGGAGCCATGTTGCCTGACCCCAGAACCAGTGTTTCCCTCAGGGAAGTCATTACCCTGCCTTGAAGGAGCCAGAGCCTTGGGGAAGTGACACTTCCCTTGGGAGATGAGTCCAGTGACTCAGTGGGACATGGATTGGGAAATGCACCCATTCCTCTCGTCCTCCTTCCCGGTCTCCTGACACTCATCCTTTCTCTCTCATGGATGTGCAGAGTGTCTCAAGGGAGTTAGAGACTCATCCTGTACAGTCAGGAAGGGAAAGTGTGGAGTGAGTCTCACATTCAAGGAGCTCAGAAGGAACAGAGAAGAGGTTGAGTCTTTCCACCAAGAGAGGGGGAAGCAGGTTGGTGTGAGGTAGGGAGATCCAGGCTATGAAACTCCTGGAGGATCTGAGTGGAGACTGGGACTGTGAGGAGCTGCTCAGCAAAAGAGTTTACCATGTTCTTCTGCCTAAATAGGGAAAAGGAGTTACTTCCACCCTCCCCAACAAGTAGTCACATCTACCCTCTTGGGTTCTGGGGCAAAAACCAGTTGTTTCCTTCAGTGTGAGCCTGTGAGGTTTCTTCTGATCCTCcagagatttttgtatttttcaacacACAGAATTGAAAAATAGTGAGGCTCATAACCTCACAGTCCCATGCCAGGGAGCCTAAGTCCAGCACCATGTTTTCTGAAGGTTCTCAAAGCACAGAGTAATTCCCATTTTCCTGGAGAACCACACATCTCCTATGGCTTCAAGTCAGACAATGGGGATCCACGCAGAGAGAACATGCACGCACACCAACAGCAAGGATGCTGATGGGCTTTGAGGGTGACGAGGGAGAGCTTCACCCTGAGGTCTCAGGCGAGGGGTAAGGAAGGAGACTCATGTGAACTCCTCTGTCTCTGCTCCCAGGCTTGTTCACAAAACCCTCCATCTCAGCGCACCCAAGCTCCCTGGTGCATGCAGGAGCCAGGGTGAGACTGTGCTGTCACTCAGAACTGGCATTTGATGAATTTATCTTATACAAAGAGGGGAACACACAGCATTCCCAGCAGTATGGTAAGATGATCCAGGCTGGGCACCACTTCTCCAAGGCTGTCTTCTCCATGGGTCCTATAACGCCTGCCCACGCAGGAGCCTACAGATGCTGTGGTTCTTTCAATCACTCCTGCTACATGTGGTCGGCTCCCAGTGACCCCCTGGACATTGTGATCACGGGTGAGTGTGGCTGGACCGTCCGTGGTCTTTTGGTGCCCTGGAAACTCCTCGGGGTGATGTGGTTGTTGATCAAACCGccagtaaaggaagaaaaatgccaGAACACAGAAACACCAAGTATTATTAGAGGACCAGGGGAGGGgatgaaggaaagagggagaaacagagaacttgtgatagttaaaaagaaaacaagttacaACCACACCTCAGTGTGGCAGAGACACTTTGCCACTGGCAGAGACTGTGACAGAGAATGTGAAACATACTGAGAGAGATTCGCAAACCTTGACAAGGGGCTGCTTTCCCTCAGCTCAGGCACTGAGTTGCCTTTTGGTGTTGGTTCCCCACGTGGGACCTGCAGCCCCGTTCCTCTGCCATGAGACGCAGGGACACACCACAAACTCCCACCTTCACCGCCCACTAGCGAAGCTCCTGGAGGATCTGAGTGGAGATTGGGACTTTGAGGTGTTTCTCCATAAAGGAGTTTAGCATGTCCTTCTGCCCAAAGAGGAAGCAGAGGCCACTTCCAACCTCTCCTACAAGTAGTCACGTCTAGCACCTCGGGGTGTGGGACCACGGCTACTGGTGCTGCAGTGTtcgtctgtgagggtatttcagATTCTATGGAGATTCTTTCACTTTTCAACACACAGCATTGGGACTCTAACCTCATAGCTCCAGGTCGGGGAATCTAAGTCAGCACCATGTTTCCTGAGGGTTTCCAAGCAGAGAGTTATTTTCATGTTCCAGGAGGACCCCACATCTCATATGCTGTCTGGGCACAGTAAGCCTTAAAGATAGAGTCAAAAGCAAGGGAGAAGCAATGGAAAGAGGAGGCTTTAAAAAGGCACGCACACTCATCGAATCAGGATCATAGAGAGAACACAGATTGAGACAGCACTAGCGGACGTATGGAGTTTGCTCCtaacataagaaaatatatttttttcccaacaCTAAGAGTAGTGTGGAGAAGGCTTTTGTTGTAAATGCCTTATGATGACTCAGGGGGATGTGGGTGGCCCAAGTGGACATCCAGGGACTTTAGAATGAGTTTGGCCTTCACTGCTTTGGTGACATCCTTGTCCACTATTCCTAGGCTCACACCCACAAGATTACACAGTAGGGAATCTCATCAGGATGGGCATGGCCATCTCGGTCCTGGTGGCCCTTGGATTCCTGATACTGGAGTCTGGcatggtcagaaaaaaaaaaaaaaaacccaaaatgtaGGAGGAAGAGGAACATGAGAGAAAACCATGCACGATTTAGAACAATAGAGGGTTGGCATCAAATCTCCTGATCCCAGAAGGCTTTGGAAGGAAATTGCCATCGTATATGGGGTGAATTGTCTACTGAGAATATGGTGCAAAATAAGTAACCAAAGTCTCTTTTTCTtacaggaaaatacaaaaagcccTCTCTCATCACCCGAGAGAACGCCGTGGTGGGTCCAGGAGATATAGTGACCTTGTTCTGCAGCTCAAGGATCCCATTTGACAAGTATCATCTATCCAGGAAGCAGGAGGCCCATGGTCACTGGCTCAGTGGAGGGCAGAGCCACAATGGAATATTCCAGGTCGACCTTCCTCTGTGCTTTGTGTCCCCAACCTCTGTTGGGAGCTACAGATGCTACGATGCTTTCAATGAGTCTCCCTATGAATGGTCAGCCCCCAGTGACCCACTGCACGTTCCTGTCACAGGTGAGGAACCCACGCCTGCTGCATGTTCTGGTGCCAGCTACACCCTGGAGCTCTATCTGAGGGGCGTCCTGCTGGAGATCAGGAGATTTGAGGGGTTCTGAACAAAATGAAGCAGTGAGAAATacaatgagaaaaagagaggctGAGAATGACCAGTGCAATCAGGGTACAGGATTGGAGACAGGGCACCTCCACCCTCTTCTCCACATCCTATGTAGAGGCTCACTTTGGGGTCCTATGTGTTCAGGTGAATGAATAATTGCATCAGGAGAAACACAGGAGGAGGTGAGGCCAGATAAGGTTTGGGGACATCAGAGGTTGCACCAGCCCTTTGCCCTTATTCATTTTCCAGGAGCTCCTCCTGACCTCTCAG
This genomic window contains:
- the LOC113222942 gene encoding putative killer cell immunoglobulin-like receptor-like protein KIR3DX1 isoform X1 translates to MAPKLITLLCLGFCLNQKICTHVGAQDELSLSAWPSPLVPLGGRVTLSCHSRLQFVMFTIFQTSGSQIRESYTGLSNHVTINAVTPGHAGTYKCAGIYKHTSKQSAGSKSLNIIVTGLFTKPSISAHPSSLVHAGARVRLCCHSELAFDEFILYKEGNTQHSQQYGKMIQAGHHFSKAVFSMGPITPAHAGAYRCCGSFNHSCYMWSAPSDPLDIVITGKYKKPSLITRENAVVGPGDIVTLFCSSRIPFDKYHLSRKQEAHGHWLSGGQSHNGIFQVDLPLCFVSPTSVGSYRCYDAFNESPYEWSAPSDPLHVPVTGISESACPTPMESSPETGSHPQDYTAGNLIRMGVAVLVLVVIGVLLLESCIVRKKKPKRKKKKNTKENHSPFRTIEAWNPIS
- the LOC113222942 gene encoding putative killer cell immunoglobulin-like receptor-like protein KIR3DX1 isoform X2; translated protein: MAPKLITLLCLGAQDELSLSAWPSPLVPLGGRVTLSCHSRLQFVMFTIFQTSGSQIRESYTGLSNHVTINAVTPGHAGTYKCAGIYKHTSKQSAGSKSLNIIVTGLFTKPSISAHPSSLVHAGARVRLCCHSELAFDEFILYKEGNTQHSQQYGKMIQAGHHFSKAVFSMGPITPAHAGAYRCCGSFNHSCYMWSAPSDPLDIVITGKYKKPSLITRENAVVGPGDIVTLFCSSRIPFDKYHLSRKQEAHGHWLSGGQSHNGIFQVDLPLCFVSPTSVGSYRCYDAFNESPYEWSAPSDPLHVPVTGISESACPTPMESSPETGSHPQDYTAGNLIRMGVAVLVLVVIGVLLLESCIVRKKKPKRKKKKNTKENHSPFRTIEAWNPIS